The Ralstonia pseudosolanacearum genome includes the window GCTGGAGATACAGGCCGTTCTGCAGCCGCAGCACGCGAAACTCATCCTCGGTGAGCTGCCCGCTCAGGAAACGGCGCGTCTGGTCCGAGAACTGGACGACGCGTTCGTCGACGAGCTGCTGGTCAATGGCGTCGTAGAGGTACATCGTGGGAGGTCTCCTTGCGCTACGGGCTAGTCGCGTGCGCGTGCCCGCTCGACCGACATGTCGGTCGGCATCATGTTCGCGTTGGCGTTGTGCATGACCCACAGGGAGCCCGCCACGACGATGGCGATCAGCAGGCCGGTGCAGACGAAGATCGCCGTATTGCCGCGCTGCCCCGGGCCGGGGCCCAGGTGGAGGAAGAACACCAGTTGCACCAGCAGCTGCGCCACGCACAGGCCCACCATGCCGGCGAGCGCGAGGCGGGCGGGCAGCGCGCCCGTCATCACGGTCGCGAACGCGGCGAGCGTGAGCGCAACCGACAGCAGCAGGCCGACGGTGTAGCCGCGCAGGCTGCCGTGCGCCGCGGTCTCGCCGGCGTGCACGGCGTGGAGGTGGGACGGCGTCATGCGAACTCCCGCAGATAGACGAAGGTGAACACGCAGATCCAGACCAGGTCCAGAAAGTGCCAGAACAGGCTCAGGCAGGCGAGCCGGCGGCGCACGACGCCGTCCAGGCCGAAATGCCTGACCTGGTGCATCATCACGGCCAGCCACAGCAAGCCCGCCGTGGCGTGCAGGCCATGGGTGCCGACCAGCGTGAAGAAGGCGGAAAGATAGGCGCTGACGCCGGGGCCCGCCCCC containing:
- the cyoD gene encoding cytochrome o ubiquinol oxidase subunit IV, producing MTPSHLHAVHAGETAAHGSLRGYTVGLLLSVALTLAAFATVMTGALPARLALAGMVGLCVAQLLVQLVFFLHLGPGPGQRGNTAIFVCTGLLIAIVVAGSLWVMHNANANMMPTDMSVERARARD